In candidate division KSB1 bacterium, the following proteins share a genomic window:
- the rocD gene encoding ornithine--oxo-acid transaminase: MKTEELIRIEDQYGAHNYHPLDVVLTRGKGIWAYDVEGNRYLDFLSAYSALNQGHCHPRLVKAMTRQAGRLTLTSRAFRNDQLGLFCKELCELTGFDMVLPMNSGAEAVETAIKAARKWGYIKKGVKKDKAEIIVCENNFAGRTTTIVGFSTEPLYRQWFGPFTPGFKIIPYGDARALEKAINKNTVAFLVEPIQGEGGIIVPPVGYLRQAAEICRARNVLLMLDEIQTGLGRTGKLFAYEHEGIKPDVITVGKALSGGFYPVSAVLSKKEVLGVFTPGEHGSTFGGNPLACAVAREALRVIVEERLPENAFKMGTYFMEKLRTINSKHVKGVRGKGLLIGVELHPQAGGARRFCEALQKKGLLCKETHEHIIRFAPPLVITKKDIDWAFVRIKEVLETLP, encoded by the coding sequence ATGAAGACCGAGGAGCTAATCCGGATCGAGGACCAGTACGGGGCACACAACTACCACCCGCTGGACGTCGTCCTCACCAGAGGAAAGGGCATCTGGGCGTACGATGTGGAGGGCAATCGGTACCTCGACTTTCTCAGCGCCTACTCTGCCCTCAACCAAGGACACTGTCACCCGCGCTTGGTGAAGGCGATGACGCGCCAGGCCGGCAGGCTCACTCTCACCTCGCGCGCCTTTCGCAACGACCAGCTCGGCCTGTTTTGCAAGGAGCTCTGCGAACTGACCGGCTTTGACATGGTGCTGCCCATGAACAGCGGCGCCGAGGCAGTGGAAACCGCCATCAAGGCGGCACGCAAATGGGGCTACATCAAGAAGGGGGTGAAGAAGGACAAGGCCGAGATCATCGTCTGCGAGAACAACTTTGCCGGCCGCACGACCACGATCGTCGGCTTTTCCACGGAACCGCTCTACCGGCAGTGGTTTGGCCCCTTCACGCCGGGTTTCAAGATTATCCCCTACGGAGATGCCCGCGCCTTGGAAAAGGCCATCAACAAGAACACAGTGGCCTTCTTGGTGGAGCCCATCCAGGGTGAAGGGGGCATCATCGTGCCGCCTGTGGGCTACCTGCGTCAGGCGGCGGAGATTTGCCGCGCGCGCAACGTCCTCTTGATGCTCGACGAGATCCAGACCGGGTTAGGCCGGACCGGCAAGCTCTTCGCCTACGAGCATGAGGGCATCAAGCCGGATGTCATCACCGTCGGCAAGGCCTTGAGCGGAGGGTTCTATCCGGTGTCCGCGGTGCTCTCCAAGAAGGAGGTGCTCGGCGTGTTCACCCCAGGCGAGCACGGCTCCACCTTTGGCGGCAATCCTCTTGCCTGCGCCGTCGCCAGGGAGGCGTTGCGGGTCATCGTCGAGGAACGCTTGCCGGAGAACGCCTTCAAGATGGGCACCTATTTCATGGAAAAGCTCCGCACTATCAACAGCAAGCACGTCAAGGGAGTGCGCGGCAAGGGACTTCTCATCGGTGTCGAGCTTCATCCCCAGGCAGGGGGCGCACGGCGCTTTTGTGAGGCCTTGCAGAAGAAGGGTCTGCTGTGCAAGGAGACCCATGAGCATATCATCCGCTTTGCCCCGCCGCTGGTCATCACCAAGAAGGACATCGACTGGGCGTTCGTGCGCATCAAGGAGGTGTTGGAGACGCTGCCGTGA
- a CDS encoding beta-lactamase family protein — MRPLCWITFLAMSLGALTASWAGLPHARPEQVGMSTERLSRLDELITQAVAKGEIPGAVVLVMRHGHIVVHKAFGHSQLVPERKPMEKDMVFDLASITKPVATATSVMLLVEQGKLRLHDKVTTFVPEFTPFVDDKGAPAEDACVWHLLTHTSGLPPYTNADSVARRLGRPCPTDSLVAHIAKLKKLNAPGKEFHYSCLGFITLAHIVRKVSGHRLDQFAREQIFLPLGMKSTSFCPGKELLWRVVPTEVVDGAPLHGVVHDPLARLQGGVSGNAGLFSSAEDLAIFAQMMLNQGHYAGVRILSPLTVRLMTSVYPEAAQSGRGLGWDISSAYASNGGDLFAGGYGHTGYTGTSIWIDPATDAAVILLTNRVHPKDVGSVVRLRSVVANVVAGAIVGP, encoded by the coding sequence ATGCGTCCCCTTTGCTGGATCACATTCTTAGCGATGAGCCTGGGCGCGCTCACTGCATCGTGGGCCGGCCTGCCGCACGCGCGCCCTGAACAGGTGGGAATGTCCACCGAGCGCCTCTCGCGGCTGGATGAGCTGATCACGCAAGCAGTGGCCAAGGGGGAGATACCTGGGGCCGTGGTCCTGGTCATGCGCCACGGCCACATCGTGGTGCACAAGGCCTTTGGCCACTCCCAGCTCGTGCCCGAGCGAAAGCCCATGGAAAAAGACATGGTCTTTGATCTGGCCTCCATCACCAAGCCAGTGGCCACCGCCACCTCGGTGATGCTGCTGGTGGAACAGGGCAAGCTCCGCCTGCACGACAAGGTGACGACGTTCGTCCCCGAGTTCACTCCCTTCGTTGACGACAAGGGAGCACCGGCTGAGGATGCTTGCGTGTGGCATCTGTTGACCCACACCTCAGGCCTGCCACCCTACACCAATGCCGACAGCGTGGCGCGCCGCCTCGGGCGCCCCTGTCCCACGGACTCGCTGGTCGCCCACATCGCCAAGCTCAAAAAGCTGAATGCACCGGGCAAGGAATTCCACTACAGCTGCTTGGGCTTCATCACCTTAGCGCACATTGTGCGCAAGGTCTCCGGCCATCGTCTTGACCAGTTCGCTCGCGAGCAGATCTTCCTGCCCTTGGGCATGAAAAGCACCTCTTTCTGTCCCGGTAAGGAACTGCTGTGGCGGGTCGTGCCCACCGAGGTGGTGGACGGCGCGCCCTTGCATGGGGTGGTGCACGATCCGTTGGCGCGCCTGCAAGGCGGTGTTTCGGGCAATGCGGGGCTCTTCTCCTCTGCGGAAGACCTCGCCATCTTCGCCCAGATGATGCTCAACCAGGGGCACTATGCGGGCGTGCGTATCCTCAGCCCTTTGACCGTGCGCCTGATGACTTCCGTCTATCCAGAAGCGGCGCAGTCAGGCCGTGGCCTTGGCTGGGACATCAGCAGTGCGTACGCCTCCAACGGCGGCGACCTCTTTGCCGGCGGCTACGGCCACACCGGCTACACCGGCACCTCCATCTGGATCGACCCCGCCACTGACGCAGCGGTGATCTTGCTGACGAACCGGGTCCACCCCAAGGACGTTGGCAGCGTGGTGCGTCTGCGCAGCGTCGTCGCCAACGTGGTGGCCGGGGCGATCGTTGGGCCGTAG
- a CDS encoding nucleotidyltransferase has translation MDVLQAAVEVARFLEDRGIPYFLIGGLALQHWGEPRLTRDVDITVLMSPEKLDAFVDAVLSQFAPRISDAREFALQHRVLLVQTGQRLPIDISLGIPGYEEEALQRAAEVDFPGVGKLRLIGPEDLIIHKCVAGRARDGEDVEGILIRQRLKLDLDLIRSWLGGFREVVDTHDPLELFENAVERARRALEEAGNKP, from the coding sequence ATGGATGTCCTGCAAGCTGCCGTTGAAGTAGCGCGCTTTCTCGAAGACCGTGGGATCCCGTATTTCCTCATCGGAGGTCTGGCCCTGCAGCACTGGGGCGAGCCGCGCCTGACCCGAGACGTGGACATAACGGTACTTATGTCCCCGGAAAAACTGGATGCATTTGTAGATGCGGTTCTCTCGCAGTTCGCTCCTCGGATATCCGATGCCCGGGAGTTTGCTCTTCAACACCGGGTCCTGCTGGTTCAGACTGGGCAGCGACTGCCGATTGACATTTCCTTAGGAATCCCGGGCTACGAGGAAGAGGCGCTTCAACGGGCCGCAGAGGTGGACTTTCCTGGCGTAGGGAAACTGCGGCTGATCGGCCCGGAGGACCTGATCATCCACAAATGCGTCGCCGGACGGGCTCGCGATGGAGAGGACGTGGAAGGCATTCTCATCCGTCAGAGACTGAAGCTGGACCTTGACCTGATTCGGAGCTGGCTTGGTGGGTTTCGGGAGGTGGTGGATACGCATGATCCGCTTGAGCTCTTTGAGAATGCCGTAGAACGGGCCCGGCGGGCACTGGAGGAGGCAGGAAACAAACCATGA
- a CDS encoding MFS transporter, which translates to MEALETTADEEQVTEQETGQKKGRSPWLWVPSLYFAEGIPYIVVMTVSVIFYKRMGISNAEIALYTSWLYLPWVIKPLWSPVVEIIKTKRMWIVLMQLVIGAALASMALAIPLPNFFKVTLAILWLLAFSSATHDIAADGFYMLGLSQHQQAWFVGIRSTFYRFAMLTGQGLLVIVAGYIESHTGLRPVEVPVVATRAGAEVVWADSTVAPAEGQLRIIVRPDTLAIGLQARTPAEVNELIARARQWNARRQPRASAVAEQCQAARAQHTTWWQRHVARRVAAAFVAVFGSRSSGQSGQTVAGNVGLIWLHLSSPPPAGKSVVVHFGREGGDKSIALVEGGRFEFTSDNWAQPAVAVIQLDPKLRTTSSARFMARAGNVRLSWTLTFAGLGALFLLFMVYHRFVLPYPKADVPRRTGGLKPFFANFARTFASFFTKKQIGIALALLLLYRLAEAQLVKIASPFLLDSQEAGGLALTTGQVGFVYGTVGLLALSLGGILGGFLVARDGLKKWILPMVLAINVPDVAYVYLSHYLPDNFLLINLCVATEQFGYGFGYTAYMLYMIYIADGEYKTAHFAIATGFMALGMMLPGMISGWIQELIGYEKFFLWVLLCTIPGFIIVKLLPLDPEFGKKRDEKT; encoded by the coding sequence GTGGAGGCGCTTGAGACCACAGCAGACGAGGAACAGGTGACCGAGCAAGAGACCGGGCAGAAGAAGGGGCGCTCGCCATGGCTGTGGGTGCCCAGTCTGTACTTTGCCGAGGGCATCCCCTACATCGTGGTGATGACCGTGTCGGTGATTTTCTACAAGCGCATGGGGATCTCCAACGCGGAGATAGCTCTCTACACGAGCTGGCTCTACCTCCCCTGGGTGATCAAGCCGCTATGGAGTCCGGTGGTCGAGATTATCAAGACCAAGCGCATGTGGATTGTCCTCATGCAGCTGGTCATTGGCGCGGCCTTAGCCTCGATGGCGCTGGCCATTCCATTGCCGAATTTCTTCAAGGTGACGTTGGCCATCCTCTGGCTGCTGGCCTTCAGTTCTGCCACCCACGACATCGCGGCAGATGGCTTCTACATGCTGGGCCTGAGCCAACACCAGCAGGCATGGTTCGTGGGCATTCGCAGCACGTTCTACCGGTTTGCGATGCTCACCGGTCAGGGCTTGCTGGTGATCGTGGCAGGCTACATCGAGAGCCACACGGGGTTGCGGCCGGTGGAGGTGCCGGTGGTGGCCACCCGCGCTGGGGCGGAGGTCGTGTGGGCCGACAGCACAGTCGCTCCGGCTGAAGGGCAGCTGAGGATCATCGTCAGGCCTGATACTTTGGCCATCGGCTTACAGGCGCGGACGCCGGCAGAGGTCAATGAGCTCATCGCCCGCGCGCGCCAATGGAACGCCCGTCGGCAGCCGAGGGCCAGTGCCGTTGCCGAGCAGTGCCAGGCAGCGCGGGCGCAGCACACCACTTGGTGGCAGCGCCATGTGGCCAGGAGGGTGGCCGCAGCGTTCGTGGCGGTGTTCGGCTCTCGCTCCTCAGGCCAGAGCGGCCAGACCGTGGCGGGGAACGTCGGCCTGATTTGGTTGCATCTGTCGAGTCCGCCGCCGGCGGGCAAGAGCGTGGTGGTGCACTTTGGTCGGGAAGGGGGCGACAAGAGCATCGCTTTGGTGGAAGGCGGCAGGTTCGAGTTCACCAGCGACAACTGGGCGCAACCGGCGGTTGCGGTGATCCAGCTTGATCCGAAGTTGCGCACCACCAGTTCCGCGCGGTTTATGGCGCGCGCCGGCAACGTCCGCCTGTCCTGGACGCTCACCTTTGCCGGGCTCGGCGCCCTGTTCTTGCTGTTCATGGTCTATCATCGTTTTGTACTGCCCTACCCAAAGGCCGATGTGCCGCGCCGGACCGGTGGCCTCAAGCCTTTCTTTGCCAACTTTGCCCGCACCTTTGCGAGCTTCTTCACCAAGAAGCAGATCGGCATCGCGCTGGCCCTGTTGCTGCTCTACCGGTTGGCCGAGGCCCAGTTGGTGAAAATCGCCTCGCCTTTTCTCCTGGACAGCCAGGAGGCAGGCGGGCTCGCCCTGACCACCGGGCAGGTGGGCTTTGTCTACGGCACTGTGGGGTTGTTGGCGCTGTCATTAGGGGGGATCCTCGGGGGCTTCTTGGTCGCGCGCGATGGCCTCAAGAAGTGGATTCTGCCCATGGTGCTGGCCATCAATGTGCCGGACGTGGCTTACGTGTACCTGTCGCACTATCTGCCGGACAATTTTCTGCTCATCAATCTGTGTGTGGCGACTGAACAGTTCGGCTATGGCTTTGGCTACACGGCCTACATGCTCTACATGATCTACATCGCCGACGGGGAATACAAGACGGCCCACTTTGCCATCGCCACTGGCTTCATGGCGCTGGGCATGATGTTGCCCGGCATGATCAGCGGGTGGATACAGGAGCTCATCGGCTACGAAAAGTTCTTCCTCTGGGTGCTGCTTTGCACCATCCCTGGCTTCATCATCGTGAAGTTGCTCCCCTTGGACCCGGAGTTTGGCAAGAAGAGGGACGAGAAGACGTAG